Proteins found in one Drosophila innubila isolate TH190305 chromosome X, UK_Dinn_1.0, whole genome shotgun sequence genomic segment:
- the LOC117785625 gene encoding nucleoside diphosphate kinase 6, producing the protein MMEITLALLKPHVLRNSYALQQIKTLIGNNFTILRAKEVRLTKELSDRFYAEHKSRFFYHRLSSFMRSGPCYALILQSEACIQKWRILMGPTKVFKAVYSQPDCIRALYGLSDTRNACHGSDSEVAALREISILFPEFPFRKPVDRIPASNKIYI; encoded by the exons ATGATGGAAATTACATTAGCGCTACTTAAGCCACACGTTCTTCGTAATAGTTACGCTCTACAGCAAATAAAGACACTAATAGGCAACAACTTTACTATACTTAGAGCCAAAGAAGTGCGTTTAACGAAGGAACTATCAGATCGTTTTTATGCTGAGCACAAAAGCCGATTCTTCTATCATCGCTTAAGCAGCTTTATGCGCAG CGGTCCCTGCTACGCTCTCATATTACAATCTGAGGCGTGCATTCAAAAATGGCGAATTCTCATGGGTCCCACAAAGGTCTTTAAGGCAGTATACAGCCAGCCGGATTGCATACGCGCTCTCTACGGACTGTCAGACACCCGGAATGCCTGCCACGGATCAGACAGTGAAGTCGCTGCGCTACGAGAGATTTCCATACTTTTTCCGGAGTTCCCCTTTCGCAAGCCTGTCGACCGTATACCAGCttctaataaaatatacatataa
- the LOC117792065 gene encoding uncharacterized protein LOC117792065, translated as MREGSSADEPLNIPLSDYSSDEGNCSSSSDNEGKHSITASDLEGPCCAPTRAPPSSPEVMHEIRKFRVRRMHKVMHVLDQIYFSPVLQRKFKALVRLKRRRHKLGCKSNSFKRVTDGGSEKGPSSPNGIVNEKLTASDIFERSEFTTKIKRPSAESEVESESNKSKTSDLVTDVDNDSIQINKQHLSRKRNKKKKHMPTEMGKSKVLNRKMRIDRNLRLWLANRRIFIFRRKKNRRQRVRSKPPKKRGEVARTALDLPTTDPGSDLHFSTDDEELSPVTGNVGFGVVAPLRHTLLQSELQRRYIEEIGDIVVQKPKPTLHHMPPELIVTTPPKLTGPGGGGADKKLEVYNLTPRTAPERQQQGEDSQLNSHFIAKNARRTFSWHNLNQENGHARQNLYTSDPKPIMKMQRAPPRCTLPSNFIPLAQQRHGTAGNADDLHLKLSLKKKIWMGAHVEPDNRPLAWYKGHHQSKAHAQAGKIMASAAAAATFRKSGGGGQGQMRTDMFAASNKLSLTSGGGRAAMPPTAGLPSTYMGAPRRPRKLEQMDLFNACSQKLLLWQQEHKKLQPIHHARLMGGTTVTSAKLENAQVMHGCGKPKVRTKTGSCSEVVHVNINVNGSESVGTGTAKGKRKSSVIKIAETTQLLTRFSRTRNNIGVSSNAIVQKKQLTQMQRLIFKSQPGSVSEQMQNASADGCVQQHQQKQQQHSVHSRRTTGKFKTGGIVVTAVQQSAANNTTGSGCVSRRIRHSSGMHKKCGSSGETDGAVNMLQQYRNSSSVQMSNKPAAAISLDTASLVRKVKTKLKKRKSRTLANAVATAVVK; from the exons ATGCGCGAAGGCTCAAGTGCCGATGAACCGTTAAACATACCGTTGTCTGATTATTCCAG CGATGAGGGCAACTGCAGCTCCAGTTCCGATAATGAAGGCAAACATTCAATAACAGCGTCGGACTTAGAAGGCCCTTGTTGTGCACCCACCCGGGCACCACCAAGTTCGCCTGAGGTCATGCATGAGATTCGCAAG TTTCGTGTACGACGTATGCACAAGGTGATGCATGTTTTGGACCAAATATACTTTTCGCCGGTTCTTCAGCGGAAGTTCAAGGCGCTTGTACGACTTAAACGACGTCGACATAAATTGGGATGCAAGTCAAACAGTTTTAAGCGTGTTACTGATGGCGGTAGTGAAAAGGGTCCAAGTTCACCCAACGGAATTGTTAATGAGAAACTTACGGCCAGCGATATATTCGAACGATCTGAATTTACCACTAAAATAAAACGACCGTCAGCAGAATCCGAAGTGGAATCCGAGAGCAATAAATCTAAGACCTCGGATTTAGTAACAGATGTTGATAATGATTCCATTCAGATCAACAAACAGCATCTCTCCCGTAAGCgaaacaagaaaaagaaacacatGCCCACAGAAATGGGGAAATCTAAAGTATTAAATCGCAAAATGCGCATTGATCGCAATTTGCGACTTTGGCTGGCAAACAGacgcatttttatttttcgacgGAAGAAG AACCGACGGCAACGTGTGCGCAGTAAGCCCCCAAAGAAACGTGGCGAAGTGGCACGCACTGCACTAGATTTGCCAACGACAGACCCAGGATCAGATCTGCATTTCTCTACAGACGATGAGGAGCTATCGCCGGTAACAGGCAACGTAGGATTCGGGGTAGTCGCTCCACTACGGCACACTTTACTTCAGAGCGAGTTGCAGCGTCGTTATATTGAAGAAATTGGCGATATTGTTGTGCAGAAACCTAAGCCCACGCTTCATCATATGCCGCCAGAGTTGATAGTAACAACGCCGCCAAAGTTGACGGGACCCGGCGGCGGCGGCGCCGATAAAAAGTTGGAAGTTTACAATCTAACGCCGCGTACTGCTCCCGAGCGGCAACAACAAGGGGAAGACAGTCAGCTAAATAGTCATTTTATCGCTAAAAACGCTCGACGCACTTTCTCTTGGCATAATCTCAATCAAGAAAACGGACATGCCAGACAGAATTTATATACCAGCGATCCCAAGCCGATCATGAAGATGCAGAGGGCGCCACCACGATG CACTTTACCCAGCAACTTTATACCACTTGCACAGCAAAGACATGGAACTGCCGGCAATGCTGACGATTTACATCTGAAACTATCATTAAAGAAGAAGATTTGGATGGGGGCCCATGTGGAACCAGATAACCGACCGCTGGCTTGGTACAAGGGTCATCATCAATCCAAGGCACATGCTCAAGCAGGCAAAATAATGgcttcagcagcagcagcggctaCTTTTCGTAAATCAGGAGGAGGTGGACAGGGACAGATGCGGACAGATATGTTTGCTGCAAGCAATAAGCTATCATTGACATCTGGCGGGGGAAGAGCCGCAATGCCGCCCACTGCAGGGTTACCCTCTACTTATATGGGTGCACCGCGTAGGCCTCGCAAATTAGAGCAGATGGATTTGTTCAA cGCCTGCTCACAaaagctgctgctgtggcagcagGAACACAAGAAGTTGCAGCCAATACATCATGCGCGCCTTATGGGTGGCACCACAGTCACCAGCGCCAAGCTAGAGAACGCGCAGGTGATGCACGGTTGTGGTAAGCCCAAAGTGAGAACCAAAACAGGCAGCTGCAGTGAAGTCGTCCatgttaatattaatgttaatGGATCTGAGTCGGTTGGAACGGGAACGGCAAAGGGCAAGCGAAAGTCAAGTGTAATCAAAATAGCGGAGACAACACAATTGCTTACACGGTTTTCACGGACACGTAACAATATTGGAGTCTCTTCCAACGCTATTGTACAGAAAAAGCAACTTACGCAGATGCAACGCTTAATATTTAAGAGTCAGCCGGGGAGTGTAAGtgagcaaatgcaaaatgcttCTGCCGATGGTTGCgtacaacaacaccaacagaaacaacaacaacattccgTTCATAGTAGAAGAACAACCGGTAAGTTTAAGACTGGCGGCATTGTGGTTACAGCAGTGCAACAGTCGGCGGCTAACAACACAACAGGAAGTGGTTGTGTTTCAAGGCGAATACGCCATTCCAGTGGCATGCACAAAAAATGTGGAAGTAGCGGGGAAACCGACGGTGCAGTCAATATGCTGCAGCAATATCGCAACAGCAGCTCCGTACAAATGAGTAACAAACCCGCAGCGGCCATTTCACTGGATACCGCTAGTCTTGTACGTAAGGTCAAGACCAAGTTGAAGAAACGCAAGTCTCGCACTCTGGCAAATGCCGTCGCTACCGCAGtggttaaataa
- the LOC117792097 gene encoding uncharacterized protein LOC117792097, with translation MGGTTVTSAKLENAQVMHGCGKPKVRTKTGSCSEVVHVNINVNGSESVGTGTAKGKRKSSVIKIAETTQLLTRFSRTRNNIGVSSNAIVQKKQLTQMQRLIFKSQPGSVSEQMQNASADGCVQQHQQKQQQHSVHSRRTTGKFKTGGIVVTAVQQSAANNTTGSGCVSRRIRHSSGMHKKCGSSGETDGAVNMLQQYRNSSSVQMSNKPAAAISLDTASLVRKVKTKFKKRKSRTLANAVATAVVK, from the coding sequence ATGGGTGGCACCACAGTCACCAGCGCCAAGCTAGAGAACGCGCAGGTGATGCACGGTTGTGGTAAGCCCAAAGTGAGAACCAAAACAGGCAGCTGCAGTGAAGTCGTCCatgttaatattaatgttaatGGATCTGAGTCGGTTGGAACGGGAACGGCAAAGGGCAAGCGAAAGTCAAGTGTAATCAAAATAGCGGAGACAACACAATTGCTTACACGGTTTTCACGGACACGTAACAATATTGGAGTCTCTTCCAACGCTATTGTACAGAAAAAGCAACTTACGCAGATGCAACGCTTAATATTTAAGAGTCAGCCGGGGAGTGTAAGtgagcaaatgcaaaatgcttCTGCCGATGGTTGCgtacaacaacaccaacagaaacaacaacaacattccgTTCATAGTAGAAGAACAACCGGTAAGTTTAAGACTGGCGGCATTGTGGTTACAGCAGTGCAACAGTCGGCGGCTAACAACACAACAGGAAGTGGTTGTGTTTCAAGGCGAATACGCCATTCCAGTGGCATGCACAAAAAATGTGGAAGTAGCGGGGAAACCGACGGTGCAGTCAATATGCTGCAGCAATATCGCAACAGCAGCTCCGTACAAATGAGTAACAAACCCGCAGCGGCCATTTCACTGGATACCGCTAGTCTTGTACGTAAGGTCAAGACCAAGTTTAAGAAACGCAAGTCTCGCACTCTGGCAAATGCCGTCGCTACCGCAGtggttaaataa